TTCCGGAAATGTACTTCCCTTTGTCCCGGTCACATCAGGAGGCGTATCGGAAGAATCTTCACCGGAGCCTGTCGGAGAGTATGCACAATCCTGTCTGGGACGGGAAAGGATTTTCCAGTATTTCTCAAAAAAGAACCAGACAGATGTACTGATCTACAGACTCAACTATGCGGTAGACTTTCGTTATGGAGTATTGGTAGAAATTGCCAAAGCAGTTCTTCAGGATAAACCTATCGATCTGCGGACTGAAAATGTAAATGTAATCTGGCAGGGAGATGCCAATGAAATTGCTTTGCGCTCCTTACTACATTGCGAAGCTCCGGCGAAGATGCTCAATGTAACCGGTCCGGAAACGTTATCTACACGTTGGGTTGCGGAACGATTTGCAGCGATATTTGGTAAAACAGTACATTTTGAACATGAGCCGGCCGGTACAGCTCTTCTCAACAATGCTTCCGAATGTCACCGTCTGTTTGGTTATCCTAGAGTCACTATCCGTGAAGCTATAG
The Sphingobacterium spiritivorum genome window above contains:
- a CDS encoding NAD-dependent epimerase/dehydratase family protein; the protein is MNRDLVQLEEEILTPSAALIADIKRIEGDIMLLGIGGKMGPSMGRLAVRAIREAGLSKRVIGVSRFSDNKVKSELEAYGIETISCNLLNPEELKQLPQIPNIIYLAGHKFGTTGNEDFTWAMNTYLPGMVAQHFRNSKIVAFSSGNVLPFVPVTSGGVSEESSPEPVGEYAQSCLGRERIFQYFSKKNQTDVLIYRLNYAVDFRYGVLVEIAKAVLQDKPIDLRTENVNVIWQGDANEIALRSLLHCEAPAKMLNVTGPETLSTRWVAERFAAIFGKTVHFEHEPAGTALLNNASECHRLFGYPRVTIREAIDITAKWLTEGGELFNKDTHFQERGGKF